Genomic DNA from Paenibacillus sp. MBLB1832:
AGCGTCACTTTCAGGAAGATATACCAGCCCTTAGCGCCGAGTGTTGTCGCTGCTTCTTCCTCCTGCACTCCCTGTGTCTGCATGACGGGGATCAACTCCCTGGCAACGAACGGGAAGGTGACGAAAGCAGTAGCCAAAACGATACCTGGCAACGCAAAAATAATCTGGATATCATGCGTGTTTAACCACGGCCCAAGCCAGCCTCTGGCTCCGAATAGCAGCACAAAAACGAGGCCTGCAATAACGGGTGAAATCGCGAAGGGGAGATCGATCAGCGTAATCAGCACGTTCTTGCCCTTGAATTTAAATTTAGCAATGGCCCATGCGGCGCACACGCCAAAAATGATATTCAAAGGCACAGCAATCGCCGCCGTTTTGAGAGTTAGGAGAATGGCATGCCTCGCCGCTTCATCATCGAAGGCGGAGAGGTAGACCGCAAGGCCTTTTTTAAATGCCTGCACAAAAACAGTAATTAACGGAAGTACCAACAGCAGCGTTAAGTACAGAAGTGCTATGCCAATTAGCGTCCATTTCACCCAAGGGGATTCGGTCACATGCTTCGGACAAGCTGTACGACTTTTTGTTTGGCTATTCGTTGCAATCCCCGCCATGTTGCGGTTTCCCCCTTTCACTTAGGGTCCCGATTAGTTCGAGATGACTTTACGGTTTGCGAACCACTGCACGAAGTTAATGAGCAGCAGCAGCACGAACGATACGACCAGCATCACGACGGCAATGGCCGTTGCACCGGTGTAATCGTATTGTTCGAGCTTCGTCATAATGAGCAGCGGTGTAATCTCGGTGAACATTGGGATGTTACCAGCGATGAATACGACGGAGCCGTATTCGCCGATTGCTCGGGCAAACGCCAGAGCGAAACCAGTCAAGAGGGCTGGGAGCAGCTCTGGCAAGATCACCTTCCAGAACGTGCGAAGCCGTCCAGCTCCGAGCGTTGCCGCCGCCTCCTCCGTATCGGCAGAGAGTTCTTCAATGACAGGCTGCACCGTCCGTACGACGAACGGCAGCCCGATAAATGTGAGCGCGATAATGATGCCCAGCGGTGTGAACGCAATTTTGATGCCATACGGCTCCAGGAGGGAGCCGATCCAGCCTTTGGTGGAATACAGGCTGGTTAAAGCGATGCCTGCCACGGCCGTCGGAAGAGCGAAGGGCATATCGACCAGCGCATCCAGAATGCGACTGCCTGGAAAACGGTATCGCACGAGCACCCAGGCTACGATGAAACCGAAGACGGCGTTAATCAGCGCCCCGATGAGTGAAGCGCCGAATGTCAGTTTATACGAAGCAACCACCTGCGGGTCAGTAATAACTGCCCAGAAGCGATCCCAGGGCATCGTCGTTGTCTTCAAGATGAGCGCGGATAGTGGTATCAGCACAATAAGGCTCAAGTACAGCAGGGTAAAGCCCATGGTGACGCCGAATCCGGGGAGTATGCTTTTATCTTTCCAACGTTTTCGCATAATGAGGTTAACCCCTTTTATTTAGCTGCTGGTTTGTAAATCTGATCGAAGATGCCTCCATCGTTGAAATGAGCCGATTGTACTTTCGCCCAACCGCCGTATGGCGCGTCATTGATCGTCACGAGTTTAAGTTTCGGAAATTTGGACTCGTATTTTTTCGCAATCGCCTCAGAAGTCGGACGGTAGAAGTTTTCTGCGGCAATCGTTTGGCCTTCATCGCTGTACAAATAATCAAGATACGCTTTGGCAACTTCCTGTGTGCCTCTGCTGTCTGCAACTTTATCTACAACTGCTACTGGCGGCTCAGCAAGGACGGAGACGGACGGATAGACGATTTCATACTTGTTCGGTTCCGATTTCACGGATAGCAAAGCTTCGTTCTCCCAAGCGATCAGCACATCGCCAATACCTTGCTCAACAAATGTTGTCGTTGAGTCGCGTGCGCCAGTGCCAAGCACCTTGACGTTCTTGTAAATATTGCCGACAAACGCCTTCGTTTGCGCTTCATCGTTGCCTTTGCCCAGCGAGTACGCCCAAGCTGCGACGTAGTTCCAACGCGCGCCGCCCGACGTTTTCGGATTTGGCGTAATAACCTCAATGCCTGGTTTGATCAAATCATCCCAGTCTTTGATGCCTTTAGGATTGCCCTTGCGTACGAGGAGCACGATCGTTGATGTGTACGGTGCACTGTTGAGTTTGAACTCCTGCTGCCAGCCTGGCTGGATCAGGCCTTCCTTCTCCAATGGATCGATATCTGCGGACAGCGCCAGTGTTACCACATCGGCCTTGATCCCGTCGATGACGGATCGCGCCTGCTTGCCGGAACCGCCATGAGATTGCTTGATCGTTACTTTGTTGCCTGTCTTCTCTTCATACTGCTTAGCGAACGCTTTGTTGTACGCTTCATATAACTCCCGCGTCGGGTCATACGATACGTTGAGCAACTCGTAGGATTTGCCTCCTGCTGGTTTGGTGCTGGCCGCAGCAGTTGCTGCATTTGTGGCTGCTGCCGTGGCAGCAGGCTGTGTCGTTGTTTCCTTACCCCCGCAAGCGACTGTACCTGCAATGAGTGCAGACAGCACGAATAATGATGACGTTCGTTTTACAAGCGGTTTCCAAGCAATTGTGTTCCCCATGAATAATGACCCCTCTCTTACTGCTTAAATGTTTTGGCTAAACCAATAACTTAACAATTCCGATGTGTTTACTTGGTGTTATTTTGAAATCAATTTAACATTGAAAGGAAAGTTCTGTCAACAGAAATTTTAGACGGCCTTCCTTAAGGGATTTAGGTGCAAATCGACAAAGTCCGGCAAACATTTCTTCATATTTGACATTTGTTGACATGGTAAATCCTTCATGCTACAATCCAAAACTAAGTAAACTTATCGGATTTATTATATTTAATTTTCGAGAGTAGAATAGAAGGTGATTCTTATTGTCAACGTACCCATTTCATTTTCTTCTTTAAAAAAGGATTTGGGGAGAGCCATTGAAACTGATCAATTGAGTCTCTACTATCAGCCGCAAATCGACATGAAGCATCGGTATATCGTAGGTATTGAAGGACTTGTCCGCTGGAATCATCCGAATTATGGTTTAATACCGCCATCATCCTTTATTCCAATGGCCGAAGAGAACGGACTTATCGTACAACTTGGTTTATGGGTCATGCGGGAAGGGTGTAGGGCGAACCATCGCTTTGCCGCGCGTGGGCTTCCGCCGCTGTTTATTTCCATCAATATATCGCCTAATCAATTGAACAGCCCGGCTTTTCTGGAAGACTTGTACCGTGTCATCCAAGAGACTGGAGTCGATCCCCAATTTCTCGAACTAGAAATCACGGAATCTATGGAGCTTGAGCGCGTTGATCAAGTAAGCCGGAAGCTTCGTGAGGTCCGTAATTTGGGAATTAGAATAGCCATTGACGATTTTGGTGCTGGATTAAGCAATTATCATCGTATGCACCAATTACCTATCGATCGGTTGAAGCTGGACAGGTCGTTAATACGAAACATTCACACAGATGATAATCAGCGCTTCATCGTTTCGGCCATTATTCTCCTTGCGAATCGACGGGGCATTGATGTCATCGCCGAAGGTGTCGAACACGCCGAACAGGAAAAGGTTCTGCTGGAACTGGGGTGCAGCGTTGCACAAGGGTTTTATTACGGGCAGCCGATGACATGCTCACAATGGGAACAATATTATTCTCATCATCTAGGTTTAAACTTGTTTGTCATTTAATTTGTGAAGGAGATGTTGAGGTACGATGGAACGATTTATTATTCTCATTCGATGGTGGAAGTCCATCGGATCGCGCGGCTTGAAGCCTGGGATCTTATTGCTAAATCGGCTTACTTTCTTGGGTAAGTTTGCGTTGATCGGCATTGTGGTGCTTGTGCCATTGCTCGTGTTGACGGGTCAGTCTGTTATTGACTCGCGCGTCTCGCTGTCTGCTGTTCACAAGCAGATGGATGGTTTGGAGGCCGTGCGTACAGTAGGCGATTTATTACGTACGCTGGAGCTGCATCGGACACTGCAGGAGAGTGCTCGGAATAATCCCTCGGATGTCGCGCGTTCGAAAGCTGCAGAAGCCAAAGCGGACATTGCGATTGAAATGCTTGGAATCTACGTGGCGAAGGAAGGTGAGGATCAATCTCTGCAGGAGGCGTGGCGCGACTTCGTCAGCCAGTGGGACCAATTAAAAACGAAAGGGCTTGAACTTAAACGTATTGAAAGCTTTGACGCACACACGGTATTATCCAACCAGTTATCCAAGCTAATCGATCGGTTGGGAATGACGTCAGGCCTTCTATTGGATTCGCAACCAGAACTATTTCAAATCAAGGATGAGACCATTCGGCAATTTCCCGAACTCTTACTTCACTTCGATAACTTTCAGCTCGATACGCTGATGGCCGTTACTTTATCAACATTTGGCGTAAATGATAAAAATAAAATTGCAGCGGGAGCAGAAACGGTTCAAACGGAATGGGCGGCCATTTTTCAAGCTTCTTCGGATACTGCCCAAGCAGTCGCACATCATGGTGTGAAAGCTGGAGACGAGCAAACGCAGGAAGCCGTTACACGGATGTTGGATGAAGTTAAGTCCAAAGTTATTATGCCGCTCAAAGCTTCACTGCAGGTACAAGATTGGCAAAAGTTATCGGGCGAGGTGGCAGATCGCTTCTATGAGCAGTGGAGTGGGCGGATCGATTGGATCGATCAAAGTTTGCATAAGCGTGCTGCCAGCGAGAACAAGATAGCGATTTTGACTCAACTGATTTGTTTATTAGCGGTATTGGCATCCATCTATCTGTTTGTGGCGCTGTATCGTTCGATTACTCGTGCAGTTCTCGATATGGAGAAGGCCGCTCTGCAACTTGCTGACGGCGATTTGACAGTACGCTTTCAAATTAGTACGAAGGACGAGTTCCGAGTCGTTGCGAATAGCTTTAACCATATTTGCGAATCGTTCCAATCCGTGCTGCTTGAAGTAAGTCAATCCTCTAATCAGCTGGCTGCTTCTTCGCAGCAGCTATCGGCAAGCGCAGAGCAGAGCTCCAAGGCAACCGAGCATATTGCGGGGATTACCGAGCGGATGGCGGATGGGGCTAATCAGCAGGTTTACAAGGTAGAGGAAAGCGTTCAAACCATCCATGAAGTATCGGCAAAAATTCAGCAAATTGCAGTGAACGCACAATCTGCTCAGGTGACGACAACAACGGCCTCTGAGAAATCTTCGGAAGGCGGACGTGCAATTCAAACCGCTATAGGCCAGATGAGCTCCATTAGCAGTTCTGTGGATGGACTTGCGCAAGTAATTGCCCAACTCGCCGTTACTTCCAAAGAGATTAGCCAAATTACGGAAGCCATCACAGAAATATCTCAGCAAACCAATCTGCTCTCGCTTAATGCAGCAATTGAAGCGGCTAGGGCAGGTGAACACGGACGCGGATTTGCTGTAGTAGCCGATGAAGTAAAGAAGCTTGCTGGACAATCCGCCCAGTCGACAGAAAAAATCGAGGGTCTAATCCGTACCATTCTGGCTGAGATCGATAAGGTTCAGGCATCTACGCAATCGGCCGTTAAGGAAGTCAATCTGGGCATGGAAGTCGTTCATACGGCAGGTCATTTATTTTCTGAGATCGAACAATCTGTCGATGAGGTAAATAGCCAAGTACGGCAGGTTTCGGCAGCAACGCTTCAAATTTCAGCTGGAACCACGCAAGTTGTTCAAGCGATTGAAGGCATCGCCAGTGTGGCTCAGGCAGCAGCATCTGGAACTCAGAACGTATCTGCGGCTGCAGAAGAGCAGTTGGCTTCTATGCAAGAGATTTCATCATCTTCTTCAGGCCTTACACACATGGCAGATGAGTTGCTCGTTTTGGTGGACAGATTTAAGATGTAATTAGATTCACGACTACAAATTTGAACCATTGGAATGCCTTGGTGTTACTGCAATTGCGGTGATGCCGAGGTTTTTATCTTCTAAAGTCATTTGAATCGATGAAAAGTGAAAGAAACGTTGTCATTTATCAAAAGGAAAAGGAACATGAAGAAAAATGTCGAATACTAGGCACATGGGACCAAGAAAGCGTTGTCAAACATATTAAAGCTGAAGGGAAATTGACAGGATGAGAAGTCTAAAAACTGTGCTTGTTTTAATTTTGGCATCCATGACGGTATTGATGTTTGTGGGACAATCGATGTTCGGATTTGTGCAATTTAAAAGCCAGGTGCTGAAGGATGCCGAACAAAAACTGCTGCTGCAGACAAATAAGCAGGCAGATCAGCTGTACGCGATGTTGGAGAGGTCTTCGAAACTGGGGGAAGGGCTCGCGTATTCGATTAGTCAGTCTTCCATTCAGGACATTAAGAAAAATGAAGAAATCACGAAGCAGTTTGTTGCGGCTGATCCGCTTATCGTAGGCGGAGGTTTCTGGATGGAGCCGAACAAATTCGACCCGAAAGCGAAGCTTTTTGCGCGGTACGCTTATAAGGATAAGCAAGGTATTGTGTTTGATGATCAATACAGTACGGGCACCTTCGATTATTTAAAGGAAGAGTGGTATAAGAACGGTTTCCTGGGGAAACAGAACGTGTGGTCCTCACCGTATAAGGATGCCGTTACAGGTGTAGCGATGATTACGGTGACTGGCATGATAAAGAAAAGTAACGAAGTGATTGGCGTAACAACAATCGATGTTGGTCTGGAAGAGCTTCAGAAGCTGGTGACATCGATGAAAATCGGTGAACAAGGACACGCCTTCATGCTCGCGGCGGATGGCGCTTATATCGCACACCCAGTCAAAGAAAAAACGATGGATATCAAAATATCAGACGATCCGGACGAACATGTTCGCTCGATTGGCGATCAGATCATTCATGCGGACGCCGCCAGCTTCATCCAAACCAACTATGCTGGTGAAGAAGCTTATGTCGCTTATGCTCCTGTCGGAGACACGGGGATGAAAATTGTGGCTGTTATGGATTATTCGGAATTGATGCATCCAATCAATCACTATCTGCAAACCAGCATTCTTGTATTCCTTGGTGCGATCGCTCTGTTCATTGCATTAATGTATTGGTTTATTCATAAGTATGTTTCGTTGCCGATAACTAAATTGAGAAATGAAATTAATCGTTTGGTCGAAAAAGGCGGAGATTTAACGCAAAGCATAGCCATTTCCAGCCGAAACGAAATAGGCGACCTCGCTGCCTCTTTCAATCAGTTTATTGCTAATTTGCGAGGGATTGTCGCGAACGTTGTGAGCTATGCGAATCAGGTCGATC
This window encodes:
- the cysW gene encoding sulfate ABC transporter permease subunit CysW, coding for MAGIATNSQTKSRTACPKHVTESPWVKWTLIGIALLYLTLLLVLPLITVFVQAFKKGLAVYLSAFDDEAARHAILLTLKTAAIAVPLNIIFGVCAAWAIAKFKFKGKNVLITLIDLPFAISPVIAGLVFVLLFGARGWLGPWLNTHDIQIIFALPGIVLATAFVTFPFVARELIPVMQTQGVQEEEAATTLGAKGWYIFLKVTLPNIKWGLLYGIILCNARAMGEFGAVSVVSGHIRGETNTIPLHIQILYQEYKYSAAFAFSTLLVGLALITLLAKRFLEWKQAKSET
- a CDS encoding sulfate ABC transporter substrate-binding protein codes for the protein MGNTIAWKPLVKRTSSLFVLSALIAGTVACGGKETTTQPAATAAATNAATAAASTKPAGGKSYELLNVSYDPTRELYEAYNKAFAKQYEEKTGNKVTIKQSHGGSGKQARSVIDGIKADVVTLALSADIDPLEKEGLIQPGWQQEFKLNSAPYTSTIVLLVRKGNPKGIKDWDDLIKPGIEVITPNPKTSGGARWNYVAAWAYSLGKGNDEAQTKAFVGNIYKNVKVLGTGARDSTTTFVEQGIGDVLIAWENEALLSVKSEPNKYEIVYPSVSVLAEPPVAVVDKVADSRGTQEVAKAYLDYLYSDEGQTIAAENFYRPTSEAIAKKYESKFPKLKLVTINDAPYGGWAKVQSAHFNDGGIFDQIYKPAAK
- a CDS encoding putative bifunctional diguanylate cyclase/phosphodiesterase, with amino-acid sequence MILIVNVPISFSSLKKDLGRAIETDQLSLYYQPQIDMKHRYIVGIEGLVRWNHPNYGLIPPSSFIPMAEENGLIVQLGLWVMREGCRANHRFAARGLPPLFISINISPNQLNSPAFLEDLYRVIQETGVDPQFLELEITESMELERVDQVSRKLREVRNLGIRIAIDDFGAGLSNYHRMHQLPIDRLKLDRSLIRNIHTDDNQRFIVSAIILLANRRGIDVIAEGVEHAEQEKVLLELGCSVAQGFYYGQPMTCSQWEQYYSHHLGLNLFVI
- a CDS encoding methyl-accepting chemotaxis protein: MERFIILIRWWKSIGSRGLKPGILLLNRLTFLGKFALIGIVVLVPLLVLTGQSVIDSRVSLSAVHKQMDGLEAVRTVGDLLRTLELHRTLQESARNNPSDVARSKAAEAKADIAIEMLGIYVAKEGEDQSLQEAWRDFVSQWDQLKTKGLELKRIESFDAHTVLSNQLSKLIDRLGMTSGLLLDSQPELFQIKDETIRQFPELLLHFDNFQLDTLMAVTLSTFGVNDKNKIAAGAETVQTEWAAIFQASSDTAQAVAHHGVKAGDEQTQEAVTRMLDEVKSKVIMPLKASLQVQDWQKLSGEVADRFYEQWSGRIDWIDQSLHKRAASENKIAILTQLICLLAVLASIYLFVALYRSITRAVLDMEKAALQLADGDLTVRFQISTKDEFRVVANSFNHICESFQSVLLEVSQSSNQLAASSQQLSASAEQSSKATEHIAGITERMADGANQQVYKVEESVQTIHEVSAKIQQIAVNAQSAQVTTTTASEKSSEGGRAIQTAIGQMSSISSSVDGLAQVIAQLAVTSKEISQITEAITEISQQTNLLSLNAAIEAARAGEHGRGFAVVADEVKKLAGQSAQSTEKIEGLIRTILAEIDKVQASTQSAVKEVNLGMEVVHTAGHLFSEIEQSVDEVNSQVRQVSAATLQISAGTTQVVQAIEGIASVAQAAASGTQNVSAAAEEQLASMQEISSSSSGLTHMADELLVLVDRFKM
- the cysT gene encoding sulfate ABC transporter permease subunit CysT, with protein sequence MRKRWKDKSILPGFGVTMGFTLLYLSLIVLIPLSALILKTTTMPWDRFWAVITDPQVVASYKLTFGASLIGALINAVFGFIVAWVLVRYRFPGSRILDALVDMPFALPTAVAGIALTSLYSTKGWIGSLLEPYGIKIAFTPLGIIIALTFIGLPFVVRTVQPVIEELSADTEEAAATLGAGRLRTFWKVILPELLPALLTGFALAFARAIGEYGSVVFIAGNIPMFTEITPLLIMTKLEQYDYTGATAIAVVMLVVSFVLLLLINFVQWFANRKVISN
- a CDS encoding methyl-accepting chemotaxis protein, with protein sequence MRSLKTVLVLILASMTVLMFVGQSMFGFVQFKSQVLKDAEQKLLLQTNKQADQLYAMLERSSKLGEGLAYSISQSSIQDIKKNEEITKQFVAADPLIVGGGFWMEPNKFDPKAKLFARYAYKDKQGIVFDDQYSTGTFDYLKEEWYKNGFLGKQNVWSSPYKDAVTGVAMITVTGMIKKSNEVIGVTTIDVGLEELQKLVTSMKIGEQGHAFMLAADGAYIAHPVKEKTMDIKISDDPDEHVRSIGDQIIHADAASFIQTNYAGEEAYVAYAPVGDTGMKIVAVMDYSELMHPINHYLQTSILVFLGAIALFIALMYWFIHKYVSLPITKLRNEINRLVEKGGDLTQSIAISSRNEIGDLAASFNQFIANLRGIVANVVSYANQVDHIASSSAKSATEVGQASDQVVFIAENIATGTSSQAVTVMGILDKMTRTQEQVNETKREMERSVELAKQSASVATSGGQAMQEAAHEVDQIVGVTNETMSAIRKLEESSHQIGEFVTAIEGITATTNLLALNASIEAARAGEHGRGFGVVAGEIRKLAEQSNTATSQIAALVHVIQQETQASVRMMELSSTAVTSLTQKAEQGNLSLQKIQVHVDDTEVSITHLLQTIDMVLGNSKHVLTAIEEASATSQEMTASTQEVSAFIQEQHASIDLLSNNLKEMSGIAVLLRNEVSKFVV